A stretch of Paludisphaera borealis DNA encodes these proteins:
- a CDS encoding PilZ domain-containing protein, whose product MTSNPRRSFRGDAPQIGSPVLERRFWTREPARDAEATLTWTQDGAEVAVAAHLVDLSVRGAAVILAKIPPRGAVIRLGLAAVETATVEGRVVAMRLHPKRGWLILHIKFTADCPKALYDQAVDGADGEG is encoded by the coding sequence ATGACGAGCAACCCGCGACGTTCTTTTCGAGGTGACGCGCCGCAGATCGGCAGCCCCGTGCTCGAACGCCGATTCTGGACGCGCGAACCCGCCAGGGACGCCGAAGCGACCCTGACCTGGACTCAAGACGGGGCCGAAGTCGCCGTCGCGGCCCACCTCGTGGATCTCAGCGTCCGCGGCGCGGCGGTGATCCTCGCCAAGATCCCCCCGCGCGGGGCGGTCATCCGGCTCGGACTCGCGGCGGTCGAGACGGCGACCGTGGAGGGTCGCGTCGTCGCGATGCGGCTTCACCCCAAGCGCGGCTGGTTGATCCTGCACATCAAGTTCACCGCCGACTGCCCGAAAGCACTCTACGACCAGGCGGTGGACGGCGCCGATGGCGAGGGCTGA